A portion of the Acidisarcina polymorpha genome contains these proteins:
- a CDS encoding STAS domain-containing protein, whose protein sequence is MQLESEVIQAESGIIVIALKGRLIAGPRLTIAEAQVKSIIKQGANKLVLDVSQVEHADSSGFCLLLHAYTAITAVGGQLRISAPNKRLLDLFQLTETDRLLSICPDRESCFVSLKKKAAPKSSGPTQIPTAKA, encoded by the coding sequence ATGCAGCTTGAATCCGAAGTCATCCAGGCGGAAAGCGGAATTATCGTGATTGCCCTGAAAGGCCGATTAATCGCCGGTCCCAGGTTAACGATCGCCGAAGCGCAAGTGAAATCGATCATCAAGCAGGGCGCGAACAAGCTCGTTCTGGACGTTTCACAGGTGGAACACGCGGACAGCTCCGGTTTCTGCTTGCTGTTGCATGCCTATACGGCGATCACCGCGGTCGGAGGGCAGTTGCGCATCTCCGCACCGAACAAGCGGCTCTTGGACCTCTTTCAACTCACGGAGACCGATCGGCTACTTTCCATCTGCCCCGATCGCGAGAGCTGCTTCGTCAGCTTAAAAAAGAAAGCTGCTCCCAAAAGCAGCGGTCCAACTCAGATCCCAACTGCAAAAGCGTGA
- a CDS encoding DUF2127 domain-containing protein yields the protein MSDELERKDPSQTGKKPLPLPGMAGIALYMLALSVVIGFGVVGHHYPALLLIISGLTACASFGLLRQQRWGWALSLAATFLLMVYQFYILARFHQPPAGFMGALNLILFLYLVRPEVMERLK from the coding sequence ATGAGCGACGAATTGGAGCGCAAGGATCCATCTCAAACCGGGAAAAAGCCTCTTCCCCTCCCGGGAATGGCAGGCATTGCCCTGTACATGCTGGCCTTGTCGGTGGTTATCGGTTTCGGGGTGGTGGGGCACCATTATCCGGCATTGCTGCTCATCATCAGCGGCCTGACGGCATGCGCGAGCTTCGGCTTATTGCGTCAGCAACGCTGGGGATGGGCGCTGTCACTCGCCGCTACCTTCCTGCTCATGGTCTATCAGTTCTATATTCTGGCCCGCTTTCACCAACCGCCGGCCGGATTTATGGGCGCGCTGAATCTAATTCTGTTTTTATATCTGGTCAGGCCAGAAGTGATGGAGCGGCTAAAATAA
- a CDS encoding metallophosphoesterase family protein: protein MTLLTAAQREECIARMKAAWNALPTEEQARLKPMLDEAHGQLGDYLKTGQLAQPRFRPLLRLKSFLIGDWDGHNQRLLQQSGEAGRGGVGPRGEILGTGKFQEFDPFWELLSGTVWLENLLHKHPFPPGAPNPVLIPDVVTIAMVSDFGTGNFGAGDSPSTKISKFIPRLNPHITIHLGDVYYAGTSAEQSSRFTSIWPRGSFGSFALNSNHDMYCGGGPYFNEVVGGPVFNTYQSPYSFFALENSNWMIIGLDSAYHADVLTLYLDGSLGDSAQLPFLRSLAQRAAQENKKVILLTHHNGIPETGIQSPIPLRLSTEVSSAFEGTVPPAYWFWGHVHAGIAYKPLANGTLCRCIGHGALPWGFANELQNDARVAWFETCSANDPENKLRVLNGFAVLQLDGPNLAETFYDEDGRVAWTPEGGDPRNCPPEGLLTL from the coding sequence GTGACCCTTTTGACTGCCGCGCAACGAGAAGAGTGCATCGCACGAATGAAAGCCGCCTGGAACGCGTTGCCAACCGAGGAACAGGCAAGGCTCAAGCCCATGCTGGACGAGGCCCACGGACAACTCGGCGATTACCTGAAGACCGGCCAACTCGCTCAACCCAGATTCCGTCCGCTTTTGCGGCTGAAGAGTTTCCTGATTGGAGATTGGGATGGGCACAATCAGCGACTCCTTCAGCAATCAGGCGAAGCCGGCCGGGGTGGGGTGGGTCCCCGGGGCGAGATCCTGGGCACCGGAAAATTCCAGGAGTTCGATCCATTCTGGGAGCTGCTTTCGGGGACCGTATGGCTCGAGAACCTGTTGCACAAACATCCGTTTCCGCCAGGCGCGCCGAATCCCGTCCTTATTCCGGACGTAGTTACGATCGCGATGGTGAGCGATTTCGGGACTGGCAATTTCGGCGCAGGCGACTCGCCGAGCACCAAGATTTCGAAGTTCATACCCCGCCTCAATCCCCATATCACCATTCATCTCGGCGACGTCTATTACGCTGGCACGAGCGCTGAGCAGAGCAGCCGGTTTACCAGCATCTGGCCTCGAGGCTCCTTTGGGTCGTTTGCCTTGAACTCCAACCATGACATGTATTGCGGCGGCGGCCCCTACTTCAACGAGGTCGTGGGCGGCCCGGTCTTCAATACCTATCAATCGCCTTATAGCTTCTTCGCTTTGGAGAACTCCAACTGGATGATCATTGGCCTCGATTCGGCCTACCACGCCGATGTCTTAACGCTCTACCTGGATGGTTCTTTGGGAGACAGTGCTCAGCTTCCCTTCTTGCGCAGCTTGGCTCAGCGAGCAGCTCAAGAGAACAAGAAGGTCATCCTCTTGACTCATCACAATGGCATTCCCGAGACCGGAATCCAATCGCCGATTCCGTTGAGGCTGTCCACCGAAGTGAGCAGCGCGTTTGAAGGCACTGTTCCACCGGCCTACTGGTTCTGGGGGCACGTTCACGCCGGCATCGCCTACAAGCCATTGGCGAATGGAACGCTTTGCCGCTGCATCGGTCACGGAGCGTTGCCGTGGGGATTCGCGAACGAGCTGCAGAACGACGCCCGCGTGGCATGGTTCGAGACCTGCTCCGCGAACGATCCTGAAAACAAGCTTCGCGTATTGAATGGATTTGCAGTCTTGCAGCTGGATGGGCCGAATCTCGCCGAGACCTTCTACGACGAAGACGGCCGCGTGGCCTGGACCCCGGAAGGCGGCGATCCGCGCAACTGCCCTCCAGAAGGGCTCCTGACGCTTTAA
- the leuS gene encoding leucine--tRNA ligase yields the protein MSVPTNTDETAVAVSTAAAPEPEREQRYTPAEIEPRWQQRWAEQPELYVAEPHSTGKPKYYVLEMLPYPSGQLHMGHVRNYAIGDALARYMWMRGHNVLHPMGWDAFGLPAENAALKNNTPPREWTLSNIAAMKRQMERLGLSYDWQTEVTTCLPDYYRWNQWFFLRMYERGLAYRKKSKVNWCPQCATVLANEQVIDGCCWRHEDQIVEQRDLEQWFLRTTNYAQELLDGLDKLPEWPEKVRTMQRNWIGRSEGATVEFAVDPSTLEESNADQALEEKVEHRPGHTLKPAAEPVAGAVGSATNAAATEKIAVFTTRIDTIFGATSLQLAPEHPIVAEFAAKDSKLATHVATLIEQQARARESDDIGAIDKHGAFTGHYAINPFSGERIPIWVANYVLSGYGTGAIMSVPAHDERDYEFANKYDLEVRIVVLPRRVGEPPAAGDAEAPLLPYTEEDSLLINSGEFNSLGCQEARRKMAAYAEEHGFGKTTVTFRLRDWGVSRQRYWGTPIPMLYCEKDGIVPVPEDQLPILLPEQVEITQQGGSPLANVPDFVNATCPKCGGPARRETDTMDTFVDSSWYFYRYTSAKENKAPFDSDAVSYWFPIDQYIGGVEHAILHLIYSRFWTKVMRDMGLIQNDEPATRLFTQGMVIKDKAKMSKSKGNVVSPDDMIARYGADATRMYSLFAAPPDRDLDWQEDGVAGVSRFLAKVYRFVTRYAETPASKGQASAPNSKTSQALLRKLHQTIRQITLDFDERWHFNTCIAALMKLMNDLVAAEPEIEAGVVPGEVLAQILNPMVLLLAPFAPYLAAELWGQLGNEDPILRHPWPVYEEALAREDEIEIPVQVNGKLRSVIRVAAEISQEALRDAALADEKVQHFLQGKQVIKVIIVPGKLVNLLVK from the coding sequence ATGTCTGTCCCCACCAACACCGACGAAACTGCTGTCGCCGTGTCGACAGCTGCCGCGCCGGAGCCCGAGCGCGAGCAGCGCTACACTCCTGCCGAGATCGAGCCGCGCTGGCAGCAGCGCTGGGCTGAACAGCCGGAACTCTACGTCGCCGAGCCGCATTCTACTGGCAAGCCGAAATATTATGTGCTGGAAATGCTGCCCTATCCCTCAGGGCAGCTACACATGGGTCACGTCCGCAACTATGCGATTGGCGATGCGTTGGCGCGGTACATGTGGATGCGCGGGCACAACGTCCTGCACCCGATGGGCTGGGACGCGTTCGGCCTGCCCGCCGAAAACGCCGCGCTCAAAAACAACACGCCTCCCCGCGAATGGACGCTATCGAATATCGCCGCGATGAAGCGCCAGATGGAGCGCCTCGGCCTCAGCTATGACTGGCAGACCGAAGTCACCACCTGTCTGCCCGACTACTACCGCTGGAACCAATGGTTCTTCCTGCGCATGTACGAGCGCGGCCTTGCGTACAGGAAAAAGAGCAAGGTAAATTGGTGCCCGCAATGCGCCACCGTGCTCGCGAATGAACAAGTAATCGACGGTTGCTGCTGGCGGCATGAAGACCAGATCGTGGAACAGCGCGACCTGGAACAATGGTTTCTTCGCACTACCAATTACGCGCAAGAGCTGCTCGACGGCCTCGACAAGCTGCCGGAATGGCCGGAAAAAGTTCGCACCATGCAGCGTAACTGGATAGGACGCAGCGAAGGGGCGACCGTCGAGTTTGCCGTCGATCCGTCCACTCTCGAGGAGAGCAATGCCGACCAGGCCTTGGAAGAGAAGGTCGAGCATCGTCCCGGACACACCTTGAAGCCGGCCGCTGAACCGGTCGCCGGTGCCGTGGGATCGGCTACGAATGCAGCGGCTACGGAGAAGATCGCGGTCTTCACCACTCGCATTGACACGATCTTCGGCGCGACCAGCCTGCAACTTGCACCGGAGCATCCGATCGTTGCCGAGTTCGCGGCCAAAGACAGCAAACTTGCAACCCACGTCGCCACGTTGATCGAGCAGCAGGCCAGGGCACGCGAATCGGATGACATCGGGGCCATCGATAAGCACGGCGCGTTCACCGGTCACTACGCAATCAATCCTTTCAGTGGTGAGCGTATCCCTATCTGGGTGGCGAACTACGTTCTCTCCGGGTACGGGACCGGCGCGATCATGTCGGTACCCGCTCACGATGAGCGCGATTATGAGTTTGCCAATAAATACGATCTCGAAGTACGCATCGTAGTTCTGCCGCGCCGGGTGGGCGAGCCCCCTGCCGCCGGCGACGCCGAAGCTCCCTTGCTGCCCTACACCGAAGAAGACAGTCTGCTCATCAACTCCGGCGAGTTCAACTCGCTCGGCTGCCAGGAAGCTCGGCGCAAAATGGCTGCATATGCCGAGGAGCATGGCTTCGGCAAGACCACGGTCACCTTCCGGTTACGAGACTGGGGCGTCAGCCGCCAACGTTACTGGGGTACGCCAATCCCCATGCTTTACTGCGAGAAGGACGGCATCGTCCCGGTGCCAGAGGACCAGTTACCCATCCTGCTGCCCGAGCAGGTCGAGATCACCCAACAGGGCGGTTCTCCGCTTGCGAACGTCCCCGATTTCGTCAACGCCACCTGCCCGAAATGCGGCGGCCCGGCAAGGCGAGAGACCGATACGATGGACACCTTTGTCGACTCGTCCTGGTATTTCTATCGCTATACGAGCGCGAAAGAGAACAAGGCTCCCTTCGACTCCGATGCCGTATCCTACTGGTTTCCCATCGACCAGTACATCGGCGGCGTCGAACATGCCATTCTGCACCTCATATATTCGCGTTTCTGGACGAAGGTCATGCGCGATATGGGACTCATCCAGAACGATGAGCCCGCCACCCGCCTTTTCACTCAAGGCATGGTCATCAAAGACAAGGCAAAGATGTCGAAGTCCAAGGGCAATGTCGTCTCCCCTGACGACATGATCGCCCGCTATGGCGCCGACGCTACACGGATGTACTCGCTCTTTGCCGCGCCGCCGGATCGCGACCTCGACTGGCAAGAAGATGGAGTCGCCGGCGTCAGCCGCTTCCTCGCTAAGGTTTACCGCTTTGTAACCCGCTACGCGGAGACGCCTGCCTCCAAAGGACAAGCGTCCGCTCCAAATTCGAAAACGTCACAGGCGTTGTTACGGAAGCTGCACCAGACAATCCGTCAGATCACTCTCGACTTCGATGAGCGCTGGCATTTCAACACTTGCATTGCCGCATTGATGAAGTTGATGAACGATCTCGTTGCTGCCGAGCCTGAAATTGAGGCGGGAGTAGTGCCCGGCGAGGTGCTGGCTCAGATTCTCAATCCGATGGTGTTGCTGTTGGCGCCGTTTGCTCCGTACCTGGCCGCGGAACTCTGGGGGCAGTTGGGCAACGAAGACCCTATCCTGCGTCACCCCTGGCCTGTCTATGAGGAAGCGCTCGCTCGCGAAGACGAGATCGAAATTCCGGTGCAGGTGAACGGCAAGTTGCGATCGGTGATTCGGGTTGCTGCGGAAATCTCCCAGGAGGCGCTTCGGGATGCGGCGCTGGCGGATGAAAAAGTCCAACACTTCCTGCAAGGCAAGCAGGTCATCAAGGTCATTATCGTCCCGGGTAAGCTCGTCAACCTGCTGGTGAAGTAG
- a CDS encoding c-type cytochrome, which translates to MACASVLLLVGCKPPLPPSKPLSELTPQENSGYAVFQSRCARCHYANSDSGLRGPGLQALYKQPYLPSGAPANDDRITYVIRYGRGMMPAFGSDLDERQLSNLIAYLHTL; encoded by the coding sequence TTGGCCTGCGCCAGCGTGCTCCTGCTCGTGGGATGTAAGCCCCCGCTCCCGCCATCGAAGCCGCTTTCAGAATTGACCCCGCAGGAAAACAGTGGCTACGCCGTCTTTCAATCCAGATGCGCGCGCTGCCATTACGCAAACTCCGACAGCGGTCTGCGTGGCCCTGGTCTCCAGGCCCTTTATAAACAGCCATATCTGCCCAGTGGAGCGCCTGCCAACGACGACCGGATCACCTACGTCATCCGCTATGGACGAGGCATGATGCCCGCCTTTGGCAGCGACCTTGACGAACGCCAACTCAGCAATCTGATCGCCTATCTGCACACCCTATGA
- the lipA gene encoding lipoyl synthase, whose protein sequence is MASSVELIQIESARKTPISKPEWLKARAPVGDNYHSLKKLARSLNLHTVCESAHCPNIGECWNHKTATFMMLGNTCTRRCGFCAVPKGRPDPIDFDEPRRVAEAVATLGLKHAVITSVNRDDDIVGGARAFAMVIEEIRRQAPGCQVEVLIPDFQGKEEAIRIVVEARPEMLNHNTESVPRLYRVVRSGARYDRTLRLLEYAKEVDPKAVTKSGVMVGLGEEMHELLQVYRDLAAVGTDVLTIGQYLRPSKDHLPMTRYYTPEEFAFMKEEALTMGFRHVESGPLVRSSYHAHEQAASTGVTLLS, encoded by the coding sequence ATGGCTTCCAGCGTCGAACTTATCCAGATAGAATCCGCCCGCAAAACCCCAATCTCCAAGCCGGAATGGCTGAAGGCCCGCGCTCCCGTCGGCGACAATTACCACAGCCTCAAGAAACTGGCGCGTTCGCTCAATCTGCATACGGTATGCGAGTCCGCCCACTGCCCCAACATCGGCGAATGCTGGAACCATAAGACCGCGACCTTCATGATGCTGGGCAACACCTGCACCCGTCGCTGCGGATTCTGTGCCGTTCCCAAGGGCCGCCCCGACCCGATTGACTTTGACGAACCCCGCCGTGTCGCTGAAGCCGTCGCTACCCTTGGCTTGAAACACGCCGTGATCACCAGCGTCAACCGCGACGACGATATCGTCGGAGGCGCCCGCGCCTTCGCCATGGTCATCGAAGAGATCCGCCGTCAGGCCCCCGGCTGCCAGGTGGAAGTCCTCATTCCCGATTTTCAGGGTAAGGAGGAGGCCATCCGCATCGTCGTCGAGGCGCGTCCGGAGATGCTCAACCACAACACCGAATCGGTGCCGCGGCTCTATCGCGTCGTCCGATCCGGAGCCCGGTACGACCGGACACTGCGCCTGCTCGAATATGCCAAGGAAGTTGACCCCAAAGCCGTCACCAAGTCCGGAGTCATGGTCGGCCTCGGCGAGGAGATGCACGAACTCCTCCAGGTTTACCGCGATCTCGCTGCGGTCGGCACCGACGTCCTCACCATCGGGCAATACCTTCGGCCATCAAAAGACCATTTGCCGATGACCCGGTATTACACGCCCGAAGAGTTTGCCTTCATGAAGGAAGAAGCGCTAACAATGGGCTTCCGCCACGTGGAGTCAGGTCCACTGGTGCGCTCTTCGTATCACGCGCATGAACAGGCAGCCAGCACTGGCGTGACGCTCCTGAGTTAA
- a CDS encoding DUF2905 domain-containing protein has protein sequence MKNGVSGRVLLGVVLIAAGAAVLLLGKIRLPFGRLPGDFAYRGRNFSFYFPVASSIVISIVLTLFFYLLSRFKR, from the coding sequence ATGAAGAACGGCGTCAGCGGCAGGGTACTTCTCGGTGTTGTGCTGATCGCCGCGGGCGCGGCCGTCCTGCTCTTGGGGAAGATCCGTCTGCCTTTTGGCCGCTTGCCGGGCGATTTTGCTTACCGCGGCAGGAATTTCTCTTTCTACTTCCCGGTTGCAAGTTCCATCGTGATCAGCATCGTGTTGACGCTCTTCTTCTACCTGCTCTCCCGGTTTAAACGCTAG
- a CDS encoding quercetin 2,3-dioxygenase — protein sequence MLANLPPHILSPEEGPAFWFLNNLITVKATTESTGGAYSLCHQISPPGSATPYHLHHHEDEAFYILEGESTFTCDGKKTIAGPGEYLFLPRGIPHGIQVTGSIPTTMLIFAMPGDGFIGMMEEMGKPAKERVLPTPAAPDLEKLTRLCNKYSIDILGPIPA from the coding sequence ATGCTTGCAAATCTCCCGCCCCACATACTCTCACCGGAAGAAGGTCCAGCCTTCTGGTTTCTGAATAACCTCATTACGGTGAAGGCCACGACCGAATCCACAGGAGGCGCATATTCTTTGTGCCATCAGATCAGCCCTCCCGGATCGGCCACGCCCTACCACCTGCACCACCACGAAGACGAAGCGTTCTATATCCTCGAAGGTGAATCCACATTCACTTGCGACGGAAAGAAGACGATCGCCGGCCCGGGCGAATATCTGTTTCTTCCTCGTGGAATTCCGCACGGAATTCAAGTGACCGGGTCGATCCCAACTACCATGTTGATCTTCGCCATGCCCGGCGACGGCTTCATTGGGATGATGGAAGAGATGGGCAAACCTGCGAAAGAACGAGTCCTGCCGACTCCTGCCGCTCCCGATCTCGAGAAACTCACCCGGCTCTGCAACAAATACAGTATCGACATTCTCGGCCCGATACCGGCATAA
- a CDS encoding STAS domain-containing protein, translating to MQLDTEVLHLEGGIVVLVLKGRLTLGSRLSLLEAEITSLADGGAGKVILDLQAIEYADSAALGVLIHASSAVRSKGGQLQLAAPNQRLQDLFKLTNTAALLTIYPDRAACISHLQ from the coding sequence ATGCAGCTCGATACGGAAGTTCTTCATCTTGAAGGCGGCATTGTCGTACTGGTGCTCAAAGGCAGGCTGACCCTGGGCAGCCGCCTCAGCCTGCTGGAAGCCGAGATCACCAGCCTTGCCGATGGCGGCGCTGGAAAGGTGATCCTCGATCTTCAAGCGATCGAGTACGCCGACAGCGCAGCGCTGGGCGTGCTCATTCACGCCTCCAGCGCAGTGCGATCCAAGGGCGGACAACTCCAACTCGCGGCTCCTAACCAGCGCCTTCAGGATTTGTTCAAGCTGACGAATACTGCTGCATTACTCACTATCTATCCTGACCGGGCAGCCTGCATTTCGCACCTCCAGTAA
- the purN gene encoding phosphoribosylglycinamide formyltransferase, with the protein MGMNKKLGILLSGRGSNFLAIADSIAEERLSGAEIAVVVSNLADAPGIAAARERSFAAAVIESRGRKRAEHDAEIVATLQHHEVDLVCLAGYMRLLSPEFVRAFPQRILNIHPSLLPAFPGLHAQRQAIEYGVSYSGCTVHFVDEELDHGVIIVQRTVPVLPGDDERTLSARILEQEHLAYPEAIARVLSGNYEVKGRRYIAR; encoded by the coding sequence ATGGGCATGAACAAGAAGTTAGGAATTCTGCTCTCCGGCCGGGGATCCAACTTCCTCGCCATCGCCGATAGCATCGCAGAAGAGAGACTGTCTGGCGCCGAGATCGCAGTGGTGGTCTCAAACCTGGCCGACGCACCTGGAATCGCTGCCGCCCGCGAACGCAGCTTTGCCGCCGCCGTGATCGAATCTCGAGGGCGCAAGCGAGCCGAGCACGATGCCGAGATCGTCGCCACGCTGCAACATCACGAGGTTGATCTGGTGTGTCTCGCTGGCTATATGCGCCTGCTCTCTCCGGAATTTGTGCGGGCGTTTCCGCAGCGCATCCTGAACATTCACCCCTCGCTTCTGCCGGCGTTTCCAGGTTTGCACGCGCAGCGCCAGGCGATCGAATATGGCGTTTCCTATTCGGGATGCACCGTCCACTTTGTCGATGAGGAGTTGGATCATGGTGTCATCATTGTGCAGCGCACGGTCCCGGTGCTTCCGGGAGATGACGAACGAACCCTTTCCGCTCGTATCCTTGAACAAGAGCACCTGGCGTATCCCGAAGCGATCGCCCGGGTGCTTTCCGGCAACTATGAAGTGAAAGGCCGCCGCTACATAGCTAGATGA
- a CDS encoding alpha/beta hydrolase family protein, producing MGNLRTTPNSPAFQRGRLIPLRIRRWCFSLLLLAVTAEIILPAQVGSPNGQANSPGQKSAAPPSTQAPKLTTSKPAQPVAVPAGPPPVPVKTEIGQLHGASFRIDVPQNNWNHNLVMYYHGYESKPRVFAEVEGQPRPPSRILQQILNRGYAVAESGYSAGGWAVEYAFKETEELREYFNKRYGKPKETLVMGHSMGGLLTVMTLEQRPENYAGGLALCGVLAPTDLVMQRAFANRVAFDAFFPGVLPEVDHIPSTFMMNDVPVITNVQKALDAKPDSAALIRSLADIHTNRGLADVLVFNTFVIEDLRLKTGGNPFDNRNLIYTGTTDDYTLNTQVKRYAADPRAVRYMSSFYTPMGALKRKLLAVHTTYDPLVPAATAAYYDEATRRSGVGDLFVQKYVNRDGHCNITADQTGEVFDELTRWIDKSQRPQPGLLAETPAEAAEPHPPTPLKSPPEPQPKSPPKNVGRPQ from the coding sequence GTGGGCAATCTTCGCACAACTCCAAACTCACCCGCCTTTCAGCGAGGGAGACTTATTCCTCTTCGAATCAGACGTTGGTGCTTCTCGCTGCTTCTGCTTGCAGTAACCGCCGAAATCATCCTTCCGGCGCAGGTCGGGAGTCCGAATGGCCAGGCTAACAGTCCTGGTCAGAAGTCGGCAGCGCCGCCGAGCACACAAGCACCGAAGCTCACGACGAGTAAGCCGGCTCAGCCGGTGGCTGTCCCTGCCGGGCCCCCGCCGGTGCCGGTGAAGACTGAAATCGGCCAGTTGCATGGAGCATCGTTCCGCATCGATGTACCGCAGAACAACTGGAACCACAATCTGGTGATGTACTACCACGGCTATGAATCGAAACCGCGTGTCTTTGCCGAGGTAGAAGGCCAGCCGCGACCGCCCAGCCGTATCCTCCAGCAGATCTTGAACCGCGGATATGCAGTCGCCGAATCCGGCTATTCCGCCGGCGGATGGGCAGTGGAATATGCCTTCAAGGAGACCGAGGAGTTGCGCGAGTACTTCAATAAAAGATACGGGAAGCCCAAGGAGACGCTGGTCATGGGGCACTCCATGGGCGGACTGCTCACGGTGATGACACTTGAACAGCGGCCAGAGAACTATGCAGGTGGCCTGGCGCTTTGCGGAGTTCTCGCCCCGACCGACCTCGTGATGCAGCGGGCGTTTGCCAATCGGGTAGCCTTCGACGCATTCTTCCCGGGCGTGTTGCCGGAAGTCGACCACATTCCATCCACATTCATGATGAACGATGTGCCGGTGATCACGAATGTCCAAAAGGCGCTGGATGCAAAGCCGGACTCGGCGGCACTCATCCGCTCACTGGCAGACATCCATACGAATCGGGGATTGGCGGATGTCCTGGTCTTCAACACGTTTGTGATCGAAGACCTTCGGCTAAAGACAGGCGGCAATCCTTTCGATAACCGTAACTTGATTTATACCGGCACAACCGATGATTACACCCTGAACACCCAGGTGAAGCGCTATGCCGCCGACCCTAGAGCGGTCCGATATATGAGCAGCTTCTATACTCCGATGGGCGCGCTCAAACGCAAGCTGCTCGCAGTCCATACCACCTATGATCCGCTGGTGCCGGCAGCGACAGCCGCCTATTACGACGAGGCGACGCGACGTTCCGGGGTGGGGGACTTGTTTGTCCAGAAGTACGTGAACCGGGACGGCCATTGCAACATTACTGCCGACCAGACCGGAGAAGTCTTCGACGAATTGACGAGATGGATTGACAAGAGTCAGAGACCTCAGCCTGGCCTTCTGGCAGAAACCCCGGCAGAAGCTGCGGAGCCGCATCCGCCAACGCCATTGAAAAGCCCTCCTGAGCCGCAGCCCAAGTCTCCACCCAAAAATGTCGGCCGCCCGCAATGA
- the purM gene encoding phosphoribosylformylglycinamidine cyclo-ligase has translation MPDAKAPAKQSPKPQPAPATYADAGVDITGGDRAKQRIRYLAQRTFGKQVLSEIGGFGGLYRLDTARFTSPVLVSSADGVGTKLKIAFEMGVHHTVGCDLVNHCVNDIAIQGATPLFFLDYLATGRLDEGVIEKVVTGLADACRANGCALIGGETAQMPGFYTDGEYDLAGFIVGVVDKEKLITGAKIKAGDVLIGFPSTGLHSNGYSLARKLFFEVAGYKPDQYVTELKDKAGAALMKVHRSYLPVIKKLTASDYTTGMAHITGGGITENLPRILPKNISAIIETGSWPIPPIFEHLRELGNISQEEMLRTFNLGIGLIAVVPADRFTRAKAMLDRAGEKFFVIGRASKGDRKVIYS, from the coding sequence TTGCCAGACGCCAAAGCCCCCGCCAAGCAATCCCCCAAACCCCAACCCGCACCTGCTACCTACGCCGATGCCGGAGTAGACATCACCGGCGGTGATCGGGCGAAACAGCGAATCCGGTATCTTGCCCAGCGCACCTTTGGCAAACAGGTGCTGAGCGAGATCGGCGGGTTTGGTGGCCTGTATCGCCTGGATACTGCCCGGTTCACCTCCCCGGTGCTGGTCTCAAGCGCTGATGGAGTGGGGACCAAGCTCAAGATTGCCTTCGAAATGGGAGTTCATCACACCGTGGGCTGTGACCTGGTCAACCATTGCGTCAATGACATCGCCATTCAGGGCGCGACGCCACTATTTTTTCTTGATTATCTGGCTACCGGCAGATTAGACGAGGGAGTCATCGAGAAAGTGGTCACCGGACTTGCGGATGCCTGCCGAGCGAACGGTTGTGCACTGATCGGCGGGGAAACCGCTCAAATGCCAGGCTTTTATACCGACGGCGAATACGATCTGGCAGGCTTCATCGTGGGCGTGGTCGACAAAGAGAAATTGATTACCGGCGCCAAGATTAAGGCGGGCGACGTGCTGATCGGCTTTCCTTCAACCGGCCTGCATAGCAATGGCTATTCTCTGGCGCGCAAGCTGTTTTTCGAGGTGGCCGGCTACAAGCCAGACCAATATGTCACCGAACTCAAGGACAAAGCAGGCGCTGCCCTGATGAAGGTCCATCGGAGCTATCTTCCCGTGATTAAGAAGCTGACGGCGAGCGACTATACGACTGGCATGGCTCATATTACTGGAGGTGGCATTACCGAGAATTTGCCCCGCATTCTGCCGAAGAATATCTCCGCGATCATTGAGACCGGAAGCTGGCCCATTCCGCCGATTTTCGAGCATCTGCGGGAGCTTGGCAACATCAGTCAGGAAGAAATGCTACGCACCTTCAATCTTGGAATTGGCCTGATTGCCGTCGTTCCTGCTGACCGCTTCACCCGGGCCAAGGCCATGCTTGATCGAGCCGGGGAGAAGTTTTTCGTGATCGGCCGCGCGAGTAAGGGCGATCGCAAGGTCATCTATTCCTAA